The following is a genomic window from Paenibacillus sp. FSL R5-0766.
CATCATGGATGAGCCAACGAATGGATTGGACCCATTCTGGATGCAGGAATTAACTCAGCTGCTCAAGGGCATCAAACAGGAAGGCCACATGGTCGTGTTCTCGACCCATCAGCTGGAGATTGCAGACGACATTGCGGATCAGGTGATATTCATGAACCATGGACGTAATGTTGGAGAGGGCTCTACTCACGACTTTTGTGATCAATTCGGTTCGCTCCATGCAGCATTTCATCAAAGTCTTGGTTTAAAGTGAAGGTGAGTTTATTGCAGAAAAAGAGTTTTAAAAGCAGACGTACACTTACAATTTTGATTGGTGTGGTCGCATTGCTCGCAGGTACATGGGCCATTTTCGAAAATGTATCGACACCCGAGTCTCAGCGAGGCAACGCTATTGAAGCAGGTGCAAAAGCCCCTGAGTTCACAGCGGTTAATTCAGCAGGGGAACAAGTCAGCCTGTCCGATTATCAGGGCAAAGCCGTCATGATTAACTTCTGGGCTTCATGGTGCACACCTTGTGTAAGGGAGATGCCGCTTGTTCACCAGATTGCTCAGGACTATAAGAACGATGTGGAAACCCTGTTTGTTAATGTGGGGGAATCGAAGGGCACGATCCGTGAGTTTATGGATAAGCAGGCGTTTGATTTTCCGGTGATTATTGATGTGACGGGCAACATATCAGGTATGTATCGTATTACAGGTTTGCCTGCAACGATGGTTATTGATGGGGATGGAGAGTTCCGTCATATACTGCTCGGCGAACTGACTGAAGATACACCATTGCAGCAATGGCTGGAAGAGAGTATCTAGTCGTAAGCGTTGGATGGTGGTGAGAAAAGGGGCAGGAACGCTAAAGGTCGCCATGTTACAAGTGAAATGAATGTACGTTAAAAGTAACTACAATAATAAAAGCATAAAAAGCCGGACACCCGTTTAACGAAGGGGTGTCCGGCTTTACTTTTGAAGTTATGCTGCTTCGCAGCCGATTACAATACAGCAGCTGAAGCGTGATTGTTACGAGCGATTCTGGTTGCGTCAACCATATTACGCAGAGAAGCTACTGTTTCTTCCTGTCCACGAGTTTTTAATCCGCAGTCCGGGTTAATCCAGAACAGCTTCGGATCAAGAACACGCAGGGCACGTTCAATCATGCTGCTCATTTCATCCACACTTGGAACACGTGGACTATGGATATCATATACGCCAAGACCGATACCGAGCTCATACGTATTTTCTTCAAAACTGTGAATCAGTTCACCGTGACTACGGGATGTCTCAATGGAGATAACATCTGCATCCATAGCTTCAATGGAATCAATCATGTCATGGAATTCGCAATAGCACATATGCGTATGGATTTGAGTCGTTTCATGCACCGTGCATGTGGAGATACGGAACGCTTTGACCGCCCAAGCCAGGTAATCGGCTTGTTCATTTTCTTTCAGCGGAAGCCCTTCACGAACAGCCGGCTCGTCAACCTGGATCATACCAATGCCTGCCTGTTCAAGTGCCTCGACTTCCTGTCTCAACGCATACGCCAATTGATAGGCAATCTGCTCACGAGCAATGTCTTCGCGTACGAATGACCAGTTCATGATGGTAATGGGGCCAGTCAGCATGCCTTTGACAGGACGCTCTGTCTGCGATTGAGCATATTTCGTTTCTTCCACTGTCATTTCACCCGTAAATGCAACATCACCGAAGATAATAGGTGGCTTCACGCAACGTGAACCATATGATTGTACCCATCCAAACTGTGTAAAGGCAAAGCCGGCCAGTTTCTCGCCAAAGAATTCAACCATGTCGGTACGCTCAAACTCACCATGCACCAATACGTCAATTCCGATCTCTTCCTGAATCTTAATCCAGATATCAATCTGCTCCCGGATGAAGGCAGCATACTGTTCGTTGTTCAACTCACCCTTGCGCCACAACTGACGTGCTTTTCTGACTTCGGCAGATTGCGGGAAACTACCAATCGTTGTTGTCGGGAAGAGTGGCAATTGCCATTTGGCCTGTTGAGCTTCATGACGCTCTGCAAAAGGACGGGAGCGCTCTGGTTGTTGAACACTGATGGAAGCAACGGCTTTCTGTACAGCGGTCCGGTTCCGATCTTCGGATTGCTGAAGCGCCTGAAGAGGAAGCTCTGCTTCGTTAATTTTAGCAGTAATCTCTGCACTTGGTGAAGATAAGGCTGTAGTCAAAAGAACAATCTCATCCAGCTTTTCATCTGCAAATGCAAGAGCATTTTTCAGTTCGGATGTAAGTTTTGCCTCACGTTCAGTCGTAACTGGCACATGCAGCAGGCTGCAAGATGATTGCACGATGATACGTTCAGGCGTCACGAACTCAGTCAATTCATTCAGCAAATTCAGTTTTGTTTGAAGGGAAGCTTTCCAGATCCCACGTCCATCGATAATACCTGCTCCGAGCACTTTGTCTGCCGGGAAACCGGATGTCCGAATAGATTGTGTGTTACCAGAGAGCCCGTGTACAAAATCAAGTCCTACACCTTGAACTGGCAGTGCAACAATCTCGTTGTAGTTTTCGACAGATTCAAAGTACGTTTGCAGCATGATATTCAGGCCTGGAACGGCTGTGGCAAATGTTTTATATATTTTATTCAGACGCTGTACATCTCCATCACTTAATTTGGTTACCAGAATAGGCTCGTCGACCTGCACCCACTGAACGCCTTCGCTCGCAAGTTCCTGAAGCAATTGAGTATAGAGTGGAAGCAAGCGGTCCAACCAAGCGTCTGTCTCGGATTTATCATAGCCTTTGGAGAGTTTCAGGAAGGTTAGCGGTCCAACGATTACCGGTTTGCCTTCAATGCCGAGTTTTTCTTTTGCTTCACGATAAGCGAGAAGTGGTTTGTTCTCCGTCAGAGTTGGGGAAGCCCCGTCCAGTTCAGGTACTATGTAGTGATAGTTGGTATTAAACCATTTTGTCATTTCGCTGGCTGCGGCATCTTTTGTTCCCCGGGCAATGCCATAATATACGGACAACGGAACCGACCCACCATCATAAGCAAATCGTTTGGGAATAATGCCAAACATCACGGCCGTATCCAGGATATGATCATAATAGCTAAAGTCATTAACTGGAATGATGTCGATGCCTTTCGCTTGTTGCTTGCGCAAATGATCGATACGGATCTCCTGCAAACGTGCGTGAAATTCATTTTCCTCCAGCTTGCCTGCCCAGAACGCTTCCAACGCTTTCTTCCATTCCCGATCAGCACCAATACGCGGATATCCCAATACACTACTTTTTGTCATTGTTTAAAACCCCTCTGCTTTTATGTTACACAAAATTTATCACAGATCCGGAGTTATAATGTAATTCCATTAAATTATACCCAGTTATAGCCTGAGGCTATATCAAAAAGTATATGCTTTATAAGTTGAACTAACGAGTATTTACACTTGCCACTCCGATGACAGAAAGATTATCAATATATCAAGTTTCATCACGTTTACATTCAGATATATAGCTATGGATTAATATTAGATCGTAATAATATTCTGTATGCTTTTGCATTCACTCGGGATAATAGAAAGTAAAAAGGTGGATGAGTATGGTAATTCAAAAACAAATTTTTCTCTCAATACTTGTAGCTATAACATTAATGTTAAATAGTGTTTTCCTATCCACAGATGTTACATATGCAGATCCTGAGTATGTACAACAAGAAAACTATAAGCCGTTAGCACTTACGATGCTCAACCCATACATTTACCGTGAGATTACCAACTATTATCAGGAAAATCATAAACCGGTCCCTAGCTATGGGCTATATGACATTCACGTATTGGAACTTAAAAGGCGTACACAAGGTGGTTATAATTTTCGAACGGTTCTGGAAGTCAGAACGTTCTATGGTCCACATAACCCGCCATATGGGAAAGAAGTCATTACGTTTGAAATAGACACCACTAATGTTACAATGGTTAACTATGTTCATACGAATGATTGAAAGAAAGGAAGGCGGTATTTGTGAATCTGTATCACATCCAGTCCACCGTGCACGGAGTCAACAGAGTAGCATCATTTCTGGAAGACAATTATATTGGTATTGCTTGGTCAGGTACAGGGGATCTTGAGCAAACGCCTCCGGAGCTATGGAAGGAACAGTTGGTTCAACACTATCCCTTGGATGAAGCAGAATTGGCGAGCACACTCGCGACACTACATATGTTTGGTAACCTCATGCAGGATGGAGATTATGTATTAATTAGCGATGATGAATGGACGTATGTTGGGGATATCGGGGATTATTATTACGACGATTCCGCTGGCACAGAAAACGACTTGATCTGTCACCGTCGCGGAGTCACATGGTTGGGTCGTATTCCTCTTGCTGAGCTGAATGACAAAGTGCAGGCACTGCAAAATGATTCAGCCATCCTTGCGAAGTTTGAGTATCCCATATCACAAGCACAGCTGGATCGAGGTCTTGCAGTCAGTGTAACAGCCGAAGCAACCAACTCTCTCTCAACAGGGGTAGATGAAGCCACGATTCAGAGAGCTCTCCAGGTGCTGAGAGAAGCGTTACACAGTGAAGAAGAAGAGCTGCGAATTCGTGCGGCTACAGCCATTTTGCAGTATGCCAAACAATAGGAAGACTATGCTAAGACTAAGAATGGTTACTGGGTTTAGACGGTAACCATTCGCGGATCAGCAATTTTAATATTTATAACCCTTGAGTAAGTTTTGAGATCTGTTCATTTACATTCCCATGACTTAGACCACCGTGATAACAAATCACAGATGTAATGTCGAGTTCGATATACTTTTTCAAAGAGTATCGAGCTGTCTCTGTATCCAGTGTAGTTGGTTCATGAATGCCTCCAAGCATGCCGTCTACACTGAACATTGAATCTCCGGCGATGAGCGTCTTGCTGTCCATCATATATAAACTGATATGACCTGGCGTATGACCAGGTGTATGAATAACGCGAATACCACCACAAAACGGCAGTTCCTGACCATCAGTCACCGTTGTATCTACTTTGCCCATTGGAGGATGCTCAAGGTGACCGTCTTTCAGAAGAGGGAGCTGTCCCTCAATATACGGCTTATCCAGCGCATGCGCATAGATCTTGATTTGTGAGCCACAAGCTTTCAAAATCTCGGGAAGACACCCGATATGGTCCACATCCTGATGCGTCAAAATCACTGCTTTAAGTCGGCTGATCGGCACACCAATCTTTTCGAGTGCGATATGCAAATCGTCATATTGTCCAGGGAAGCCGGTATCAATTAACACAACCATTTCTTCATCCCATATCAGAACAGGGTGAATTATATTCCCCTCAAAATCAAGCTGAAGCATCGCTATTCCCTTTGAAATTTCCATAATACCAGACCTCCGAGAGTTGAAATTCGTATACATCGTTGCTCGTTATATTTCTTATGTAAACGAATAAAGCCGGCAAAAAGATACGTTCGGATGCTTATAGAAATATTCAATGAATGGGGGAATTGACGCTTGGTGTTGGGAATGATAATTTAGATATATCATTTTAAAGCAATAATTCCAATAAGATAAAGGGGGGTATGTGGGATGACACATATCGTGCATGCAGCAGCTGAAGATATTCGAAGCGAAGATTCGCTGTTACTGAGGGACAGAGTGTTTGCCTACCAGAAAGATCTGGTACACGAAAAAGTATAATTCTACGAATTACTGCTTTTATTTGCTGAACGTACAGAGGAACACAAGATAAAAGTAAAAAAGTCGCCTATTGGCGACTTTTTGCATTTTAACATACTGCATTTACTCCAATTATCTCATCTGAAAATATAGACAAAAGCGTTCAATCCGTTGCGCTATTATTGATCAATAAAGGTTCTTGGTGTTGGACACCCCATTCGCATAGTCCTTCCAAAACGGGCAATAACGTTTCAGCTTTGGCTGTCAGACGGTACTCGACTTTAGGAGGGACTTGGGGATATTCTTTTCGTTCGACCATACCATCTGCTTCCAATTCTTTGAGCTGTGAACTCAGCGTTTTATACGTGATGGCGCCAATCTGTCTTTTTAGTTCATTGAAACGGACAGGCTGGTTATCAGCCAGAAGATACATAATCACCATTTTCCATTTGCCACCAATGACAGACAACGTGTATCCAAAAGGGGTATCTTGAATGTTTTTAACTTTACCGTGGTATTCAGCCATACTCATCATTTACACTATCCTTTCGGGTAGTACCTATCATAAAAGACCGTACTATTTATTTGTTTGGGCTCAGTTTATACTAACCTTACTTTGAAGTAAAGGAGATTTACGATGACTCAAAAAACAATACGTCTGCTTATGCCACAATGGCAAGGTGGAGATAATCCAAACTACTCTTTTGGAGCGGAGCTGCTTGCATGGCTTGCACCTGACAATGATCAACCTCTCATTCATGTTCCTGTCGAAGCATATGATGGAACATTTCTGGTAAGCGAGAACGGGATAAAAGGCAGAGCACAATTACTTCAGCAATTGCAGGCTGCCCAGCATATTATTCAAGCTCACCAGCCCGATCGCATTGTCATGTTTGGTGGTGACTGTTTGGTCGAACAAGCCCCGTTTGCTTATTTAAATGAACGATATGACGGAGAACTTGGTTTGATATGGATTGATGCTCATGGTGATTTGGTTAGATACGAGGGATATGACAACGGTCATACTTTACCGCTTGGGAACCTTCTTGGGGAAGGGGATCCGGAGTTTGCCAAACATGTGAGTGTCCCTTTGAAACCTGAACATGTCTTCATGGCCGGGTTGACAACCCCCACGGAACAGGAAACCGAAGTGATTCAAAGATTGGGTATCCGAACGGCTGGAACTGAAGAATTAACCTATGGCATGGATTCGATTAAGAAGTGGATTAAAGAGACTGGGTTCAAACATCTGGCAATTCATCTTGATCTGGATGTGCTTGATCCCAACATGTTCCGTTCATTGTTATTCGCCAAGCCAGGAGAACCTTATGAGTTTTCACCAGCGGGAACCATGCAAATACCTCACTTGCTTCATCTGATTAAAGAACTGTCTGAAGAAACAGATGTAGTTGGATTAGGGATAACTGAGCATATGCCGTGGGATACCATTAACTTGAAGAATTTGCTTGGAGAAATACCTATCCTGAACCAGTGATATAGGTTATGAGTCGCCAGAATATATCAGAATACTGATATAAGGAGTCAAAATATAGGAAGATTACAGATAGAAATATCAATATTATTATATGGGTGGTTCGACGAGAATCAGAAATTAAACAAACTGAGGAGAGACACCCAGATGGTCACGTTATTGTTAATCATTATTTATCTCGCATTTATAGGGCTGGGATTACCGGATGCTTTACTTGGCAGTGCCTGGTCCGTTATGAAAAACGATATACATGCGACAACAGAAATGGCTGGTTACATATCGCTAATCATTTCATTTAGTACAGTAGTGTCCAGTCTGTCCGCTAGCCGATTGTTACACCGGTTCGGAACGGGTAAAGTCACAGTATTCAGTATCCTCTCAACAACGATCGCGCTGTTAGGATTCTCATTCTCTGAGAATTTTGTGTTTTTACTGATTCTGGCGATCCCTCTCGGTCTCGGTGCAGGTTCGGTGGATGCGGCACTAAGTAATTATGTAGCATTACATTTCAAGGCCAAGCATATGAACTGGTTGCATTGTTTCTGGGGAATTGGCGCAGTGACAGGCCCACTCGTTATGGCATATTGGCTGAATCAAGCAAACAACTGGCGTGCAGGATACGTTACTGTGGGGTTGATTTTGCTTGGGATCGCGGTGATCTTATTATCAACTTTGTCTCTATGGAAGATTTTTGAGAAGGGAAGAGTAGAGGGTTTAGGTGATGAGAAGAAACGCGTAAGCAACCGTGAGGCCATACGTATCCCCGGCGTGAAAATGTCGATGCTTGCGATGCTCTGTTATAATGGTTCCGAAACTGCTGCCGGTCTGTGGATGGCTTCTTTCTTCATAGGTAGTAAAGGCGTATCTCCAGGTACTGCGGCAGCGTTATCTTCCTTGTTCTTTATCGGAATCATCGTAGGACGTATAATCTCTGGTTTTCTTTCGACTCATGTATCCAGCAAAAATCTCATCAGGTATGGTGGAATTGTTGGATGCGTCGGACTGGTTATCCTGGTTATGCCGATTCCTTACTGGATTGCGGCAGGGGCTTTATTTATCGTGGGATTGGGCGGAGCACCGATCTATCCGAGCATTGTTCATGCGACACCGGAACGCTTCGGTGAGAGGGCATCCCCAAGTGTAATTGGACTTGAAATGGCCAGTGCCTATACAGGTTCAACACTCATCCCGTTAGGTATGGGGCTTATAGCCGGCCAATGGGGAATGTCAATGGTACCCCTGATCCTGCTGATTCTGTTTAGTGTCATGTTCGCTGCTACAGAGCTGGTTAACAGAAGCAACAAGGCTACACGCCTGACTGTCTAGCTCCTGCTATATGTCATTATGGTTCTGCCACTATACAACAAAGGAACAACCATCGCTGGTTGTTCCTTTTGGTGTGTGGACTTTTTTTATAAGAAGATCAGTAACAAAGTACCTGCGGCAAAACAATAATACGAAAAGTATTTCAGGTTGCCTTTGGCCATAATGCCCATAAACCATCTCATGGAGAAATACGTGACGAAAAGTGTCGTGATGAATGCGATCAGATAAGGGATAGCCAGTTGTGACCGATTCGGATCATTGGAAATGTCGGATACCCCCATAATGAGTCCACCAATACTTATGGGAATGTACAGCATAAAGGAGAACTTCAAAGCTGTTTCCTGTTTCATGCCAACAGCGATGGACGCAATTACGGTTGCCCCTGAGCGGCTAATGCCCGGAATAAGAGCGACCGCCTGAGCCAGACCTACCAACAATGCATCTTTCGTAGAC
Proteins encoded in this region:
- a CDS encoding redoxin domain-containing protein, whose translation is MSLLQKKSFKSRRTLTILIGVVALLAGTWAIFENVSTPESQRGNAIEAGAKAPEFTAVNSAGEQVSLSDYQGKAVMINFWASWCTPCVREMPLVHQIAQDYKNDVETLFVNVGESKGTIREFMDKQAFDFPVIIDVTGNISGMYRITGLPATMVIDGDGEFRHILLGELTEDTPLQQWLEESI
- a CDS encoding arginase family protein, with translation MTQKTIRLLMPQWQGGDNPNYSFGAELLAWLAPDNDQPLIHVPVEAYDGTFLVSENGIKGRAQLLQQLQAAQHIIQAHQPDRIVMFGGDCLVEQAPFAYLNERYDGELGLIWIDAHGDLVRYEGYDNGHTLPLGNLLGEGDPEFAKHVSVPLKPEHVFMAGLTTPTEQETEVIQRLGIRTAGTEELTYGMDSIKKWIKETGFKHLAIHLDLDVLDPNMFRSLLFAKPGEPYEFSPAGTMQIPHLLHLIKELSEETDVVGLGITEHMPWDTINLKNLLGEIPILNQ
- a CDS encoding MBL fold metallo-hydrolase, whose amino-acid sequence is MEISKGIAMLQLDFEGNIIHPVLIWDEEMVVLIDTGFPGQYDDLHIALEKIGVPISRLKAVILTHQDVDHIGCLPEILKACGSQIKIYAHALDKPYIEGQLPLLKDGHLEHPPMGKVDTTVTDGQELPFCGGIRVIHTPGHTPGHISLYMMDSKTLIAGDSMFSVDGMLGGIHEPTTLDTETARYSLKKYIELDITSVICYHGGLSHGNVNEQISKLTQGL
- the metE gene encoding 5-methyltetrahydropteroyltriglutamate--homocysteine S-methyltransferase — encoded protein: MTKSSVLGYPRIGADREWKKALEAFWAGKLEENEFHARLQEIRIDHLRKQQAKGIDIIPVNDFSYYDHILDTAVMFGIIPKRFAYDGGSVPLSVYYGIARGTKDAAASEMTKWFNTNYHYIVPELDGASPTLTENKPLLAYREAKEKLGIEGKPVIVGPLTFLKLSKGYDKSETDAWLDRLLPLYTQLLQELASEGVQWVQVDEPILVTKLSDGDVQRLNKIYKTFATAVPGLNIMLQTYFESVENYNEIVALPVQGVGLDFVHGLSGNTQSIRTSGFPADKVLGAGIIDGRGIWKASLQTKLNLLNELTEFVTPERIIVQSSCSLLHVPVTTEREAKLTSELKNALAFADEKLDEIVLLTTALSSPSAEITAKINEAELPLQALQQSEDRNRTAVQKAVASISVQQPERSRPFAERHEAQQAKWQLPLFPTTTIGSFPQSAEVRKARQLWRKGELNNEQYAAFIREQIDIWIKIQEEIGIDVLVHGEFERTDMVEFFGEKLAGFAFTQFGWVQSYGSRCVKPPIIFGDVAFTGEMTVEETKYAQSQTERPVKGMLTGPITIMNWSFVREDIAREQIAYQLAYALRQEVEALEQAGIGMIQVDEPAVREGLPLKENEQADYLAWAVKAFRISTCTVHETTQIHTHMCYCEFHDMIDSIEAMDADVISIETSRSHGELIHSFEENTYELGIGLGVYDIHSPRVPSVDEMSSMIERALRVLDPKLFWINPDCGLKTRGQEETVASLRNMVDATRIARNNHASAAVL
- a CDS encoding DUF3888 domain-containing protein, encoding MVIQKQIFLSILVAITLMLNSVFLSTDVTYADPEYVQQENYKPLALTMLNPYIYREITNYYQENHKPVPSYGLYDIHVLELKRRTQGGYNFRTVLEVRTFYGPHNPPYGKEVITFEIDTTNVTMVNYVHTND
- a CDS encoding helix-turn-helix domain-containing protein, with translation MSMAEYHGKVKNIQDTPFGYTLSVIGGKWKMVIMYLLADNQPVRFNELKRQIGAITYKTLSSQLKELEADGMVERKEYPQVPPKVEYRLTAKAETLLPVLEGLCEWGVQHQEPLLINNSATD
- a CDS encoding MFS transporter, producing MVTLLLIIIYLAFIGLGLPDALLGSAWSVMKNDIHATTEMAGYISLIISFSTVVSSLSASRLLHRFGTGKVTVFSILSTTIALLGFSFSENFVFLLILAIPLGLGAGSVDAALSNYVALHFKAKHMNWLHCFWGIGAVTGPLVMAYWLNQANNWRAGYVTVGLILLGIAVILLSTLSLWKIFEKGRVEGLGDEKKRVSNREAIRIPGVKMSMLAMLCYNGSETAAGLWMASFFIGSKGVSPGTAAALSSLFFIGIIVGRIISGFLSTHVSSKNLIRYGGIVGCVGLVILVMPIPYWIAAGALFIVGLGGAPIYPSIVHATPERFGERASPSVIGLEMASAYTGSTLIPLGMGLIAGQWGMSMVPLILLILFSVMFAATELVNRSNKATRLTV